Within Ancylothrix sp. D3o, the genomic segment CCACAGCATCCTGAATGTAGTCACAGGATGCTTGTACGCCGCCCAGAATATCAGGCGCATCAGTGATGCGTACCTGTACACCGTGACGCGCTACACTAACTACTTCGTTTATAGTCAGAGAGCGATCGCCCACTACTAGGGGTTGCTCGGAATTTTCCAAACAGACTTCTTCCAAAGGCATTTTCATACCAACCATGCGTTTAAACCTACCTGCTGTTGGACAATGAACTGTCGAGTTGCATTGGACATGGAGCTTTTGCCTCTGAGTGCTAGATGTAGAATTGAACAACGGTAGTAAATGCTACTGATTGTGTCCTGGATAGCCGAGCGATCGTCCTAACAGGATATAATCGCTTTCACTTCCCGTCCGCTTCTGACTACTGGATAGACCTTTGCCAAAGCGATCAGTACGGGCCAACCTAACCCCTTAGCATCCGACCCCTATCAAAAAAGGGATCTAACCTGAGTTCGACAGCCTCCACACACCTGTCCAAAGAGGTATTTACATTTTCAGCTTGTTATCCTTCTCTAGGATGCCGATTTTTTTTACAGTTGTCACTATCGTTTTGTAAAGACTTGGTAAAGCTTAGCCGATCTTCTATAAAGCTCAAAGCACGTCCTGCCACTTTTTATACGTCAAACTGCTTCCGTGCAGAGCTTTTCCACTTGTAGAGGAAAAGTACAGTTATTGCTTTGTCAAGCTAGAACACTCTGCACGAAAGCTCTTTAGGACACAATCCCGTATTTGGGTTGAATTTCCTTCATAACTTACGCAGCTATTTTATATACAGTGTCTGGATGGGGACACTGGCGCTAACTTGCTTTACTGATAGAGGGGTTGCGTAACTCTTCTCCTTCATATTTGCTCAACCAAGCTATACCAAGTCTTTACAAAACGATAGTGACAGTCACGAAAGAGAAAAGGTAAATTAGAATAGAACTATTGAAAAGACAACCCTCTAATGAGGGACATATAGGTGCTGCTAAATTCACTGTAAATACCTAGTTAGATAGATGCCTGGATACTTATGTTGAAAAGCTACGCCCCGCATTGCCCTATAACTTGCCACCTAGCTCAAAATTTGCCGCTGGCTACCCATGCAGTTGACCTCACTTCTAAGCTTCTGTGTTGTTCGCTTACACTACGTCCGCACAAAAGCTTGTGATTAGTTACCCGGTGCTATGCCAGCGTTTTTTGAAAAATTTAATCGCTAGTCGTAAAAATTACTATTTTGGTGGATAAACAAGATGCCAACACTTCCCTTAATCATTTCTGACGAAACTCTCCGAGATGGCGAACAGCAAGCAGGGCTTTTCTTCCCTTACGAAACTAAAAAAACTTTAGCTAACCTCATCAGCCAAACCGGAGTCCACCAAATAGACATAATGCCAGCAGTTCACGAAACAGAAGAACATTTACTAAAAACCTTAGTGGCAGAAGGTAATAGGAGTATTATGATAGCTGCCACAATGATAGGCAAACAATTTATCGACCAGGCTATTGCCTGCGGAGTAGAACGAATAATTCTCTTCTATGCCGTTTCAGACCGTCTTTTACTTTCAAGAGATACAGAGGTTCGCAATTTAATAGCACCCCCAGAAAAAATAGAAGAGAACAATCTCTCTAATGAACTTGTCCGCCACGTCCGCGAGAATATGATTAACAAAGTTTTGGAAAATCTACGCTACGCGACAAGTCCAGAAATTGGTTTAAAAGTAGAGTTTGCCGCCGAAGATGCCAGCCGCGCCGATTTTAACTTTTTAGTAGAGTGCATTCGCTCATTCCAACCCTATATCGAACACTTCGTCCTCTGCGATACGATGGGCATCCTCACTCCAGAAAAAACTTATATATGGGTGCGCGACCTCTTAGAATTAACCAATAATGTAGCTTTGGGAGTGCATTTCCATAATGACTTAGGTATGGCTCTCGAAAATACTCTGCAAGCTGTCATCGCGGGAGCTACAATGATTTCAGGCACATTTCTAGGTATCGGCGAACGCGCTGGAAATATCCCACTAGAACAAGTTTTAAATGGACTTAGATGGCGCTTTGGAATAGAAGTAGAAGGTATTAACTATCAAGCACTCTCCCAAGTAACAAACTATCTCGACTCTCTAGGAGTTCGTCCCGCTCCCCCTTACTCTCAAGCCGCCCTTCGTCACGAAAGCGGCATTCATGTAAATGGCTTTTTACGCGACCCCGACAGCTACCACATTTTTCCTCACGTTGAACCTGAGATTTGGTTTGGTAAATGCAGTGGAGCCAGCAATTTTCAATACCTGTTCGAGAAACAATTAAACCAACCTCTCTCCTCTCAAGAATATAACCAAATGCGAGATAAAATAAAATCCTTGTCTATTCAAGAACAACGCTGTTTCTCCCCTGAAGAGATAGTCTCACTATTCAAACAAGGATTTTTCAATGACTGAGCCGTATCGCGTGGTAGCACTACCCGGAGAAGGAATCGGGCCAGAAG encodes:
- a CDS encoding LeuA family protein, with protein sequence MPTLPLIISDETLRDGEQQAGLFFPYETKKTLANLISQTGVHQIDIMPAVHETEEHLLKTLVAEGNRSIMIAATMIGKQFIDQAIACGVERIILFYAVSDRLLLSRDTEVRNLIAPPEKIEENNLSNELVRHVRENMINKVLENLRYATSPEIGLKVEFAAEDASRADFNFLVECIRSFQPYIEHFVLCDTMGILTPEKTYIWVRDLLELTNNVALGVHFHNDLGMALENTLQAVIAGATMISGTFLGIGERAGNIPLEQVLNGLRWRFGIEVEGINYQALSQVTNYLDSLGVRPAPPYSQAALRHESGIHVNGFLRDPDSYHIFPHVEPEIWFGKCSGASNFQYLFEKQLNQPLSSQEYNQMRDKIKSLSIQEQRCFSPEEIVSLFKQGFFND